Proteins encoded together in one Xenopus laevis strain J_2021 chromosome 6L, Xenopus_laevis_v10.1, whole genome shotgun sequence window:
- the LOC108719448 gene encoding myelin-oligodendrocyte glycoprotein, protein MIWLFFTLLTLQLLRVTEAYFDCQNPRQHVMAQEKTDALLPCWFMWYGKPYEDWKVVWQKEEEGQEDELVVHYQNGADRDDKQNPHFRGRTFIRKGWFEHHDATLTLSRVSDSDSGTYKCYLMGIPVGPGPMIPCCRVTLEVRQAQTEEKKGFSREIYICFIVWTLISSAALLYVVVKAPGKKLTITFFLVLTFILGTMLVYFINKGQKT, encoded by the exons ATGATCTGGTTATTCTTCACTCTCTTGACTCTCCAGCTTCTCCGGGTCACTGAAG CATATTTTGATTGCCAAAACCCCAGGCAGCACGTCATGGCCCAGGAGAAGACCGACGCCTTGTTGCCTTGTTGGTTTATGTGGTACGGGAAACCTTATGAAGACTGGAAAGTGGTTTGGCAGAAGGAAGAAGAGGGGCAGGAGGATGAGCTGGTGGTGCACTATCAGAATGGAGCAGATCGGGACGACAAGCAGAACCCACACTTCAGAGGTAGAACCTTCATCAGGAAGGGTTGGTTTGAGCACCACGATGCCACTCTTACGCTCTCTAGGGTCTCCGACAGTGACTCTGGCACATACAAATGTTACCTGATGGGCATCCCAGTAGGACCCGGACCCATGATTCCATGCTGCAGAGTCACACTTGAAGTGCGTCAGGCACAGACGGAAGAGAAAAAAG GGTTCAGCAGAGAGATCTACATCTGCTTTATTGTCTGGACATTAATCAGCTCGGCAGCACTTCTATACGTCGTCGTTAAAG CCCCTGGGAAGAAGCTGACAATCACTTTCTTCCTAGTCTTGACCTTCATCTTGGGGACCATGTTGGTGTATTTCATTAACAAAG GTCAGAAAACATAA